Below is a window of Halobaculum lipolyticum DNA.
CTGGCGGCCGCGCTGGTGATCCGTCGCTGATGTCCGACCCCGCCGACCCCGCCGACCCCGCCGACACCGACGGCCCGGACGCCGCGGCCGACGCGACCCACGCCCCGACCGCTCCCGTCGCGGACGGGGCGGGGGTCGCCGCCGCGAGCGACGCCGCCGACGGGACCGACGGCGTCCGGCCGGTCATCTCCGGGCGCGACGTGGTGAAAGAGTACGTCACCGGCGGCGAGACCGTGCGCGCGCTGCGGGGCATCGACTTCCGCGTCGACCCCGGCGAGTTCGTCGCCATCGTCGGTCCCTCCGGCTCGGGAAAGTCCACCCTCCTCAACATGCTCGGGCTGCTCGACGTGCCGACCAGCGGCGTCGTCGAGTTGGACGGCGTCGACGTGGAGACGTTCGACGACACCGAGCGGACCCGCAAGCGCAAGGACACCATCGGCTTCGTGTTCCAGAGCTTCCACCTGATCCCCACCCTCACCGCCGTCGAGAACGTCGAGGTGCCGCGGCTGCTCGACCGGACGCCGAAGAAGACCCGCGAGGTCGCGACGGACCTGCTCGACCGGATGGGGCTGGGCGACCGCCTCTCGCACTACCCCGACGAACTGTCCGGCGGCCAGAAACAGCGCGTCGCCATCGCGCGCTCGCTGGTGAACGAGCCGCGGCTGCTGCTGGCCGACGAGCCGACGGGGAACCTCGACCGCGACACGGGCGACCAGATCCTCGCGGAGTTCGACGCGATCACCGACGAGGGCGTCGCCGTCGTCACCGTCACCCACGACGACTACGTCGCGCAGTCGGCCGACCGCGTCGTCAACCTCATCGACGGCACGGTGCGCGAGGACGAGGAGGCCGTCACCGGATGAACCCGATCCAGCGGCTGTGGGGGTCGTTCCCGGCGTTCCTCATGGCGCGGCGCAACGTCGCGCGGGCGAAGACGCGCTCGGCGCTGGCGATCGTCGTCATCCTCATCGGCGTCGTCGCCATCGGCGCCATCGGCGCCGGCGGCGTCGCGTTCCAGGAGTCGCAGTTGGACACCCTCGGCACCATCGGCGCCGACGTCCAGGTGTTCGCGGGCGAGGACAACGAGAACGGCTACCTCACCGCCTCGGACGTGGGGACGATCGACCGCGTCAGCGGCACCGCCGAGATCGTCCCGCTGAAACAGGAGAACGCCGACGTGCTCGAGGACGGCTCGACCGCCGGGAGCGCGACGCTGTACGGCGTCGACGAGCCCTCGGAGCTGTACGAGGCCGAGGAAGGGACGATCCCGCCCAACTGGCGCAACGGCGTGCTCGTCGGCTCGACGCTGGCCGACCGCTACGACCTGCGCCCCGGCTCGAAGGTGACGCTCAGCCGGACGACGGTCGAGGACGGGGAGACCGTCAGCCGGACCGACGAGTACCGCGTGAAGGCGGTGCTCGAACAGGCCGGGCAGGCCGACATCGCCAACCCCAACGAGGCGTTCGTGCTCCCGTCGGACGAGTTCGACGACGACGTGTTCGCACAGGTGATCGTCCGCGCGGAGGACGCGACCACCGCCAACGAGACGGCGATGGACATCAAGCGGACGTTCAACGGCCGCCGCCAGATCGTCGGCGTGTTCGAGCGCGGCGACGTGGCCGAACAGATCGACGAGGCGTTCCGCCTCATCAACCTGTTCCTCGTCGGCATCGGCGCCATCTCGTTGGTCGTCGCGGGCGTCTCCATCGCGAACGTGATGCTGATGGCGGCTATCGAACGCCGCCAGGAGATCGGTGTGCTCCGGGCGGTCGGCTACGAGCAGTTCGACATCGTCCGGATCATGCTCGCCGAGGCGACGCTGTTGGGCGTGATCGGCTCGCTGCTGGGCGGCGTGATCACCCTCGGGGTCGTCGCCCTGATCAACGCCGCGCTGTTGGGCGAGCCGTTCGCCTACTCGGTGGCCGCGCTCCAGTACGTCGCCGGCGGGATGGTGTTCGGCGTGCTCGCCAGCCTGCTCGCCGGGATCTACCCGGCGTGGCGGGCCGCCCGCGAGCGCCCGGTCGAGGCGTTGCGCGGATGAGCGCCGGGGAAGCCGGGGCGGCGGCGTCCCCGCGGCGACCGCGGCGACCGCGGCGTTCCCGCTTTCGAGGCGTTCATTACCGCCCGACTGTGAGGTACACTGTCCGATGAGCGAGTCCCACGAGGAGGAACCTGCGGCGTGTGAGGGGCGGAGCGAGGTGGAGACGCTCATCATGGAGGCCGCCTACCGCGCCCTCAAAGAACACGGCTACGCGGACCTGACGGTGGCACACATCGCCGACGAGTTCGAGAAGAGCAAGTCGCTGTTGTACTACCACTACGACTCCAAAGACGACCTCGTCGCGGGGTTCCTCGGGTTCGCCGGCGACCACTTCCTCGCGATGTTGGAGGCGGCCGAACGCGACGCGGCCGGACCGCTCGACCGACTCCGCGCGTACGTCGACATCTACCTCGCCGCCGAAGTCGAGGGCGAGATGGCCGACGCACAGCGGGCGATCGTCGACCTCCGGGCGCAGGCGGTGTCGGAGCCGCGCTTCCGCGAGGAGTTCACCCGGATCGACGGGCACCTGCGCGAGCGCCTCGTCGCCGCCATCGCCGACGGCGTCGCCGACGGCAGCATCGACGACGCGGTCGACCCCGAGGACGCCGGCGCGTGGCTGCTCGCGACGCTCACGGGCGCGATGCTCCAGCGTCACACCGCCGACTACGACGTCGTCACGCCCGTCCGGGCGATGCTCCACGGGCGGATCGACGAGTTCGAGGCCGGACGCGACGAGTAACGCCGGCCGCCCCGCGGTCGGCGACCCGCTCGACTCCCGACGCGACGATCCGGCGATCACGCTTTTGGCGTCCGCCCGAGGTGTGTACGTATGAGCGATGCGACAGCTTCCGACGCGACCGCGTCCGATACCGCCGCCGACTCCGACGACTCCGCCGGGTCGCCGCCGACCATCGACCGACCCTCCCTCTCGCGGATCGGGCGGGTGCTGTTCGGGCTGGGGCTGGCGCTCCAAGCGTCGGAGGACTTCCGCGACATGGACGACACCGTGGAGTACGCCGAGTCGGCGGGCGTCCCAATGCCCGAACTGGCGGCGCCGTTCGCGTCGGGGATGATGCTGGTGTGCGGACTCGGTATCGCGCTGTGGCGGTTCCCGCGGATCGCCACCGGCGGCGCCGCCACGTTCCTCGCGGTGGTGACGGCGACGATGCACGACTTCTGGAACGAGGAAGGCGACGCCAGCGGCGAGCGGCTGGCGTTCTTCGGCAACCTCGCGATGTTCGGCGCCGCGCTGGCGTTCCTGCGGGAGGCGTACCGGCGGTAACGGGGCGGCGCGCCGCCGCAGTCGGTCGCGGACCCACGGCGTCTGACCGCGCCGCCGGCAGCCGTCGCTACGCGCGCCGCTCGAACTCGACGGGAAGCTCCGTCACGCCGTAAATGAACGCGCTCCGGACCGGCACCAACTCGTCGGTCGCGCGCTCGATACCGGTCGCCCGGTCGAACAGTCCCGTCAACGCGATCTCGGTCTCCAACCGCGCCAGCGGCGCCCCCAGACAGTAGTGGGTGCCCCGGCCGAAGCCGAGGTGTTGGTTCGGCGCGCGGTCGATCCGGAACTCGTCGGGGGCGTCGAACGCCGCCGGGTCGCGGTTCGCCGACCCGATCCACGGGACGACGACGTCGCCCTCGGCGACGGTCTCGCCGGCGATCTCGACCTCCTCGGTGGCGAAGCGCGCCAGCGCTTGCACCGGCGAGCGGTAGCGGAGCACCTCCTCGATCAGCGGTTCGAGGCGGGCGTCGCCGCGCTCGGCCCGCGCCAACGCCTCCGGGTGGGCGGTGAGACACCGCACGGCGTTGCCGATCAGGTTCGTCGTGGTGATGTTGCCCGCGACCAACAGCAGCATACAGAACCCCAACGCCTCCGTTCGCGACAGCTCCCCCGCCGCCTCGGCGTCGGCGATCACGGTGATCAGGTCGCCGCGGCGGTCGACGGCCCGAGCGTCGAGTTTCTCCTCGAAGTACGCCGATAGCTCCTCGGAGACGCGCTGTTGCTCCCGTCGGTGGTCATCCATCGCCTCCGGCGTCCGTCCGTCGGGCGCCTCGACGAGCGTCTCCGACCACCGGCGGAACGTCGGCCGCTCGTCGCTCGGCACCCCCAGCAGCTCCGCGATGACGATCACCGGGAACGGGTAGGCGAACTCGTCGATCACGTCCATCTCGCCGCCGGCGACCGCGTCGTCGAGCAGCCCCGCGGCGACCGACTCCAGCCGCTCGCGCCGGCCGGCGAGTGCCCGCGGCCGGAACCACTCCTCGACGACGCCGCGGAGGCGGTCGTGGCGCGCGGCGTCGGTCGACAGCATCGTCTCCAGCAGGGGGCTGCGCTCCTCCTCGGGCGGGAGGTCGAGTCCGGGGGCGTTGCGGGGGTCCGACGAGAACGTCTCCGGGTCGTGGAGGATCCGGTCGACGTCGTCGTAGCGGAACACGTCGAAACAGTCGCGCGACTCGTCGTAGCGGACTGGCGAGTGCTCGCGCATCTCGACGTACCAGTCGAACGGGTCGAGCCACGCCTCCGTGGTGGACAGTTCCGCGGGGGTGCGCTCGGCGGTTCGCGTCGCCGCCGGCTCCGACGGCTCGGTCGGTGCGCTCATACGTGTGACAGTTCGAACTCGGCTATCAGCGTTGCGTCGACGGGGAGTACGGGGGTCGTATCCGGGGATCCGTCGACGAACGGCGGGCCGACACCGTGGCGCAGAGCGGGACCGATCGCGTCGCTACCCGATCGCCACCCTCGCCCGATCGGGGGCGCCGCGCCGTCGGCACGGCCGGCCGCGCCCCGATCGCTCGACTCACGGATCCCACGAACGTTCGGCTATACACCTAATATTCTCCGTACTCGATGCGTTCTCCGCGTATCAGTTCTCGAAAGCTGCGCGAAAACGGTTATATGGGGCGCATCGGACCACCGGACAACAGATGGCGACCGACCCGACGAGCGACGATCCGACCGGCGACGCTTCGACGGACGACGGCGGCGCGACCGCGGTCGACGGCCAGATCGCCAACGCCCAAGGCGCGGTCAGGGTGGTCCACTCCACGTCGGAGTCGGTCGACGACCGACTCGACGGGATCGGCGAGCGTGCCGGCAGCCAGGTGGCCGACATGGAGGCGGTCGCCGACGACCTCGCTGACCTCACGGCGACGGTCGAGGAGGTCGCCGCCAGCGCGACCGAGGTGACCGAGACGACCGACCGCGCGGCCGCCGCCGCGACGGCGGGGCGTCGGGCGACCGCGGCAGCCGCCGAGTCGATGGACGAGACGGCGGCGGCCATCGACCGCGTGGAGACACTGGTGGAGACGCTCGCGTCCGAACTCGGGCGGATCGCCGGCTTCGTCGAGGTGATCGACGACATCGCCGAGCAGACGAACCTGCTCGCGCTCAACGCCAGCATCGAGGCGGCCCGCGCCGGCGAGGAGGGCGACGGGTTCGCCGTCGTCGCCGACGAGGTGAAGTCGCTGGCGTCGGCCTCGCGGTCGCGGACCGACGGGATCGAGACGGCCGTCGCGGAGATCGAGGCGGCGCTCGAGGCGGTGACGGCGGATCTCGACGCCGCCGTCGACAGCGTCGACGACGGCACCGACCGGGTGTCGGCGGCCGACGAGGAGTTGGAGACGGTCGTCTCGGAGACGCGCGCGGCCGCCACGGAGGTGGCCGAGGTGTCGGCCGCCGTCGACGACGGCGCCGAGACGAGCGCCCGCGTCGCGACCGCCTGTACCGAGACCGCCGAGGCGGCCCGCGGGATCGACGAGGCGGTCGCGGGCATCCACGACGAACGCTCCCGGAGCACGCGACTGCTCGCGGAGATCGACGACGCGCTGTCGACGGCGCGGGCCGACCGCGAGCGCCGGCTCGAGGCGGCGCCGGCGGTCCCCACCGGGATCCGCGCGTTCGACGCCGACGGCGGTCTCCCGGTCGGCTCGCGGAGCGTCGTCGTCGCCGACACCGAGGGAGCGCCCGCGGTGTGCGAGCGCGTCGACGAGGCGGTCGCCGGCTGCTGTGCGGCGGCGGTGGCCGCGGGCCGGGCGGTGTCGCTGTCGCCGACGGCGACGCTCGACCGCGCGACGCTCGCGGCGGCGTTCGACCGCGCCGCCAGGCCGTCGCTGGCGGCCGCCGTCGACGACGACGACCTGTTCGTCCTCGACCCGTTCGGCGCCTGGGCGGACGACGACCGGGCGGGGAACGTCCTCGACCTCCGATCGATCGGTCTCGACGCCGCCAACGACCGCGTCGACGCCCGCCGGGACCGGCCGCTCGTCGTGGTCGGCAACATCGCGGGCGAACTCGCCGTGATGGGCGAGCGCGCGGTCCGCGAGACGACGTACGCCAACGACGAGGGGCTGCTCGACGACGACGACGTCGTGCTCAACGTCGTCGACGAGGCGGCCGTCCCCGAGCAACTGGCCGCGTTCTACGTCGGCGCCGCCGACCGCGTCCACCACGTCGAGTGAGCCGACCGGCTGGCCGCCTCCCCGATCGGCCGGTCGTGCGCCGACCCTCGACGGCTCGAACCGATCACCATCCGGCGACGAAGCTTCTTCTCCCGACACGCCGACGTTCTCACGTGTCCGGAGATGTCAGCGATCCTCGTCGCGTACGCCACCGGTGAGGGACAGACCGCGGCCGTCGCCGACCGGGTCGGCGCCGTCCTCGAAGCGCGCGGCCACACGGTCGACGTGGTCGACCTCGCCGAGGAGACACCGGACGTCGACCCGTACGACGCGGTGGTCGTCGGGTCGTCGATCCACTACGGGCGTCACGGGAAGCGGGTCCGCCGGTTCGTCCGCGGGCGGCGCGAAGCGCTCGCGGCGATGCCGACGGCGTTCTTCCAGCTGTCGCTCGCGTCGGCCGATACCTCCAACGATGGGGTCGCGGAGGCCGCCGGCTACGTCGAGGCGTTCCTCGACGCCACCGACTGGCACCCCGATCGGATCGCGCAGTTCGGCGGCGCGCTGCGCTACTCGCAGTACGGCTTCCTGAAGCGACTGCTGATGCGACAGATCGTTCGTGACTCGCTCCCGGAGGCAGACCCGTCGGGCGACACGGAGTACACCGACTGGGACGAGGTCGAGGCGTTCGCGAACGACGTGGGGGCGTTCGTCGAGGGACGCCTCGGCGTGACGCCGTCGGTCGCGGACGAACGCGTCGAATAACTCGGGACGTGTGCGCGGAAGCGCGGATCGGTCCGTAGGAGTCCCCTCGACGGGGAGCCGAAGCGACGACCCCAGCCGGGAGTTCGCGCCGAAGTCGGCGCTGTCGCGAACCGGGAGCGGGTTCCAGTTAGTCCAGTCCCCGCTCCTCGACGCCGCCTCGGATGCGTTCGGCCCGCTTCCGAACACGGTTGACGTATCGGCTCACCTTCTCCGGTTTCAGGCCGTAGTAGGAGGCGATCCAGTTCCGGTCGGCGTACGACTGCGTGAGGAAGTACGCGACGAGTGTGTCACGGCCCGCTTGCACGATAGCCGGCGGAATGCCGCGGTCGCCGACGCCGTCCTCGTCGAACCCGTTCACGTCGAAGAAGACGTCGGCGTACAACTCGGCGGTCCCCGAGTCGTCGAACTCGATACCCGCGTGGTGGGGACCTTCGAACCGGTACACCGTCTCACCGTCTTCGGTGGCGCGTTCGACGATGCGGACGTCGAGGACGTACTCACGGTGCGTCCGAGTCGGCTGGTCGATCGGTGGTTCCTCCGTCGGTCGGTTGTCGGATCGTGACATGAGTCGGGTCGTGATTTCGGTGGTCGTCGGTCGGAATCGTGTCGCCTCGGGTGGAGGGCCGGTTCTCGTCCTCGTCAGTCGCGTCGAACGAGAGCGATGACGGCGAACGCGAGGAACGCGACGAGCACGAGGGGCGTCGGGAACGGCAGGGTCCCCGTCGTCGTGTCGTCGTCTGTTCCCGTCCCAACGTCGGAGCCGTCGTCGGTGCGCTCCGTGCGCTCGCCGTCGTCAGGTCCGGTTCCGCCGGCGTCGGCGGTCCCGTCGTCGCCCACGGTCACGACACCCGTTCCCGTCGCCGGCCGAACGGCGCTGCCGTCGTCGGCATCGAACTGTCGTGGGTCGACCGTGAGTTCGGCTTCACCCGGAGCGACGCCGGCGATCGTGATCGTCGCGAGCGTCACGCTCGTCGCCCCGGGATCGATGGCCCCCTCCATGTCCGCGGCTTCGAGGACGACCGTGTCCCCCTGATCGCCGATCTCGGGGTCGGTCGTCAGCGCGAACTGGTCGGGGTAGTCCACGGACTCGACCGTCGCAACGTCGGGGGCTCCAAGCGCCACTTCGAGGTAGTAGCCCGAGAGCCCGTCCGGCGCACTCGTGAGGACGACGCCGACGGTGGTGGTTCCGCCAGCGGACGTCGTGGCGTCGGTGACGACAACAGTCGGCCGGTCGGGCTGTGCGACCGCGGGTCCCGACGCCGCCACCGCCCCGAAGAGGGCGAGCGCCGCCAGCGTGACCGCGAGTACCGCGAGGCTGTGGGGGCCGGCGAGTATCGAATCCGATCGTGTAGGTGGTGTCATTGTGTATCGATAGTGGGGTGGTGGATGGAGCCGCGAGGACCGGACGGGGGCGCCCGGCCGAGAGTCTCAGTTGACCTCCTCGTACAGTTCGACGATGTCGTCGAAGTCGAGCTGGCCGTTCTCGTTGAAGTCGTACGCCGACTCGTTCAGCGTGACGCTGTCGTCGTCGAAGTTGCTGAACAGGATCTCGATGTCCTCGTAGTCGAGGCGGCCGTTGCCGTTGAGGTCCTCGTAGAGACCGTCGTCGTCGGGGTCGGTCGGGGCGTCGCCGCCGGTGACCGCCGGCGGTCCCGTGACGAGAACGCCGGAACGACCCTCGGCACCGATAGCGCCGCCGGACTCGTCGTCCATCTGCTCGACGCTGACCCGAAGGTCGGTCGTGCCCGTCGCGTCCCCGCGGACGGTCAGCACCGCGAGGTGGACGTTTCGGCCGCCGGCTTGGACGTTCCGCTCGGTGTCCGCGACGCGGATCGTGACGGCGGAGCCGTCCGAACTGATCGCCTCCTCGGTGAGCCCCAGTTCCTCGGGGAACTCGACGTCGGTGATGGTGGCGACGTCGGGGTCGGTGACCGAGACGGTGAACTGCGCACCGGCGAAGCCCGTCGGGAGCGACGAGGCGATAACCGGCAGGTCGGCCGTCCCGCCGTTGGCGACGGCCATCGACTGGACGTCGACCGTGACGTCCGGTTGGTAGACGTACAAGCCGTCGTTGGGGTACGAGCGAGCGGGACCGCCGAACCCGTCTTCACAGCAGAGGACGCGGCCGTCGCGCATCGTGTAGACGTTGTCGATGTTGCGGAGCGCGTCGTCGGCGTCCTGCGGGCCGTCGGTGAAGTCGGGACCGGTGATGACGGGTTCGAGCGTCGACACGTTGTAGTCGCGCTCGAGTTCGCCACGGTAGACGACGCCCCCGTCGACGCGGTCCATCTGGATGTCGCCGGTGTCGTCGGCGAGGTCGTCGTTGAACTCCGAGATACCGAAGTAGACGAAGTCGCCGGGCGCGGAGTCGTCGACGCTGTCGACACCCTCGGCTTTGTTGAACTCGATGGACGCCCCGACCTCTTTGGCGGCCGCGCGGGTCTCGATGAACGGGATCTTCCGGAGGTCCTCGTCGACACCGTCGGGGCCGCGTTCGTCGTACTGCTCGGCCCACGCGACGATCTCGTCGTTGGTGACGTAGTTCCGGTTCCCGTTCTCGATGACCTCGAGGTCGGCCTCGCGGAGCGCCGCCGCGCGGTCGTCCCGCCAGTCGGTCTCGGCGTGGGTGTCGAGGTAGTCAACCTGCGTGACGTCGTCGTACTCGGCGATCCACGACTCGACCTCGGCGTTGCTGGCGTGGCCGAGCTGGATCCAGTCGATCTCGAGGGGGACTTCCGCCGGGGAGCTTCGCGTTCCCGAGTCGGCGTCGCTGGCCTCGTCGTTCGTGATCTTCGGGGCGTACAGCGTTCCGGCGACGTCCATCGGATCGTCGTACGAGGGGATCGGCTCGTCGGCGACGAACTTGTAGATCCCCTTACTGTCGCCGTCGGAGCAGCCGTACACCGTGCGCTCGTCGCCCTGGAAGTCCGGCGCCTCCCACGACGCCCGACCCATCACGTAGTACTTCACCGCTTCCGGCTCGTCGGCGGTGGGCTCGCGGAAGTCGACGAAGTAGCCGTAGCGGTACGGGTTCGGGTAGACGTCGTCGATGGGCAGTTCGGAGTTCGTCTCCCCGTCCTGTCCGGTCGGCGTGTCCGCGCCGAGGTAGTACGCGAGGAACTCGACGCCGCTCATCGCGAACAGCCCCTGCGGGTAGAAGGCGCCCTCGATGTCGCCGTCGTCGGCGTACGTCCCGATGGCGTCGCCGACCTCGGTCGGGTTCGGCCGGTTCCAGAACTGACACGCGCCGACGAGTCCGTCTCCCGACCCCGCCTCGACGATGTCGGTGACGGTGTTCGTCAGGTTGACGCGCGGGTGGGCGTAGTTCTCCTCGGCGGAGACCATCGTTCCCCACGGACTGAGGTCGCCGTAGCAGTTGATGCGCGTGCCGCCGTGGGCGCGGAGCGACTCGGTGTTCGTCAGATTGATCGCGTTCTCGGGGTCGGCGCTCCACTCGCCATCCTCGTCCCGACTGATCGGGACCCGAGAGACGCACCCGGGACTGTTCTCCCAGTTCGTGAAGAGGTACCCCTCGGTTCCCTCCTCGTCCGTCGGGACGAACTGGTTGCAGTCGGGGTTCGTCGCCGCGGCGCCGTACTGGGTGCCGGCGAAGTTGCTCTGTGTGATGTCGGTGCCATCCGGCGTCTGTGTCACGCCGAGTCGCGACTCCTCACCGTTGATCGGCTCACGACCCTGGATCAGGATCTCGTAGTCGCCGACCGTCGACCGGACCTCGCTTTGTTTCTCTTGGGTGTCCGGAATCCCCACCTCGGTGAAGTCGTCGTTACTCCCGTCGAACTCGAACTGGAAGCCACTGAAGTACCCGACAGCGGCCCGGTTGAACGGCTCCGGGTTCTCCCCGCTCGGGTGCTGGAGGCTGTATAGCAACGACCCGTCGTCGAAGACGAACGGGCCGGTAACCTCCGCCCCGAACGCTGTCGTCGAGAGTCGTTTCAGATCGCCTTTGACGCTCGGAGCTCCGGGAGTGTCGCTTTCGGCGACTTCTTCTGCACTTGCAACGCCGGTGACGCTCGCACCGAGCGCAGCGGCGACTGATGTTGCCATCAAACCTCGTCGGGTCAGGTGGACCATGCAGGTGCACCACTGAATGCAACAATAATGTCCGTTTGTATTTGGTATATTGAGAGAGAAATTTAGGTGGGATTGTCTCGATTCGAGAGTATCGTGCAGTGAATCTCAATTAGGATGACATACCGCTCTGGAGCCTTCCATCGGGCGATGGCCGTTAGCGTCCCGACCCTCGAGCACCGACGGGGACGGCAGCCTGAGGCTGCACGCCCAGCGAACTGCGTTCATCACACGTGCGCTAGGGCCGACCAAAAACTGTTGCCATCTGGTTTTCAGTCGTGATACCGATTTGGTCTGACGGGGGACCGGGACCGACGATGTTCCGCGAGCGACTCACTCCGCCTCCGATTCCATACGAAAACGACGACAAACGCGGCTGAGTCGGCGTCGTGATCGGCAGGTGTGTTCCGAGCGCGGGCACCGTGGCCTGTCGCCGGCCACGATGATCCCCCGCGGTCCTCGGTGCCGGCGCGACTCCCGACATCCCCTTGTCGCTTCGGCGGTGCGACAGCGTTCCAGTCGAAGCGGAGGGTGAAGCTGTCTCCATAGTGAAACCGCCACTGGATCGGTACAGACGGCGCTATCGGCGCTTTTTGAGCCTCTACCGCTCGGATCGACGATGTCGGGGCCGCTTTGGCAACGTATACCCCCGCGATCGTCCGCTGTAGTGCTGAACAGACGATGATACGGGATCTGGCGTCGCGACAGGAGGGCGTGTGGTCGACGACGCGACGCCGGGGTGGCGTCGAACGGCGGGAGGGGCCTGCTCCGTGGGGTTC
It encodes the following:
- a CDS encoding ABC transporter ATP-binding protein; protein product: MSDPADPADPADTDGPDAAADATHAPTAPVADGAGVAAASDAADGTDGVRPVISGRDVVKEYVTGGETVRALRGIDFRVDPGEFVAIVGPSGSGKSTLLNMLGLLDVPTSGVVELDGVDVETFDDTERTRKRKDTIGFVFQSFHLIPTLTAVENVEVPRLLDRTPKKTREVATDLLDRMGLGDRLSHYPDELSGGQKQRVAIARSLVNEPRLLLADEPTGNLDRDTGDQILAEFDAITDEGVAVVTVTHDDYVAQSADRVVNLIDGTVREDEEAVTG
- a CDS encoding ABC transporter permease; translated protein: MNPIQRLWGSFPAFLMARRNVARAKTRSALAIVVILIGVVAIGAIGAGGVAFQESQLDTLGTIGADVQVFAGEDNENGYLTASDVGTIDRVSGTAEIVPLKQENADVLEDGSTAGSATLYGVDEPSELYEAEEGTIPPNWRNGVLVGSTLADRYDLRPGSKVTLSRTTVEDGETVSRTDEYRVKAVLEQAGQADIANPNEAFVLPSDEFDDDVFAQVIVRAEDATTANETAMDIKRTFNGRRQIVGVFERGDVAEQIDEAFRLINLFLVGIGAISLVVAGVSIANVMLMAAIERRQEIGVLRAVGYEQFDIVRIMLAEATLLGVIGSLLGGVITLGVVALINAALLGEPFAYSVAALQYVAGGMVFGVLASLLAGIYPAWRAARERPVEALRG
- a CDS encoding TetR/AcrR family transcriptional regulator, producing MSESHEEEPAACEGRSEVETLIMEAAYRALKEHGYADLTVAHIADEFEKSKSLLYYHYDSKDDLVAGFLGFAGDHFLAMLEAAERDAAGPLDRLRAYVDIYLAAEVEGEMADAQRAIVDLRAQAVSEPRFREEFTRIDGHLRERLVAAIADGVADGSIDDAVDPEDAGAWLLATLTGAMLQRHTADYDVVTPVRAMLHGRIDEFEAGRDE
- a CDS encoding DoxX family protein gives rise to the protein MSDATASDATASDTAADSDDSAGSPPTIDRPSLSRIGRVLFGLGLALQASEDFRDMDDTVEYAESAGVPMPELAAPFASGMMLVCGLGIALWRFPRIATGGAATFLAVVTATMHDFWNEEGDASGERLAFFGNLAMFGAALAFLREAYRR
- a CDS encoding cytochrome P450 — protein: MSAPTEPSEPAATRTAERTPAELSTTEAWLDPFDWYVEMREHSPVRYDESRDCFDVFRYDDVDRILHDPETFSSDPRNAPGLDLPPEEERSPLLETMLSTDAARHDRLRGVVEEWFRPRALAGRRERLESVAAGLLDDAVAGGEMDVIDEFAYPFPVIVIAELLGVPSDERPTFRRWSETLVEAPDGRTPEAMDDHRREQQRVSEELSAYFEEKLDARAVDRRGDLITVIADAEAAGELSRTEALGFCMLLLVAGNITTTNLIGNAVRCLTAHPEALARAERGDARLEPLIEEVLRYRSPVQALARFATEEVEIAGETVAEGDVVVPWIGSANRDPAAFDAPDEFRIDRAPNQHLGFGRGTHYCLGAPLARLETEIALTGLFDRATGIERATDELVPVRSAFIYGVTELPVEFERRA
- a CDS encoding methyl-accepting chemotaxis protein — protein: MATDPTSDDPTGDASTDDGGATAVDGQIANAQGAVRVVHSTSESVDDRLDGIGERAGSQVADMEAVADDLADLTATVEEVAASATEVTETTDRAAAAATAGRRATAAAAESMDETAAAIDRVETLVETLASELGRIAGFVEVIDDIAEQTNLLALNASIEAARAGEEGDGFAVVADEVKSLASASRSRTDGIETAVAEIEAALEAVTADLDAAVDSVDDGTDRVSAADEELETVVSETRAAATEVAEVSAAVDDGAETSARVATACTETAEAARGIDEAVAGIHDERSRSTRLLAEIDDALSTARADRERRLEAAPAVPTGIRAFDADGGLPVGSRSVVVADTEGAPAVCERVDEAVAGCCAAAVAAGRAVSLSPTATLDRATLAAAFDRAARPSLAAAVDDDDLFVLDPFGAWADDDRAGNVLDLRSIGLDAANDRVDARRDRPLVVVGNIAGELAVMGERAVRETTYANDEGLLDDDDVVLNVVDEAAVPEQLAAFYVGAADRVHHVE
- a CDS encoding flavodoxin domain-containing protein, which codes for MSAILVAYATGEGQTAAVADRVGAVLEARGHTVDVVDLAEETPDVDPYDAVVVGSSIHYGRHGKRVRRFVRGRREALAAMPTAFFQLSLASADTSNDGVAEAAGYVEAFLDATDWHPDRIAQFGGALRYSQYGFLKRLLMRQIVRDSLPEADPSGDTEYTDWDEVEAFANDVGAFVEGRLGVTPSVADERVE
- a CDS encoding alkaline phosphatase PhoX — translated: MVHLTRRGLMATSVAAALGASVTGVASAEEVAESDTPGAPSVKGDLKRLSTTAFGAEVTGPFVFDDGSLLYSLQHPSGENPEPFNRAAVGYFSGFQFEFDGSNDDFTEVGIPDTQEKQSEVRSTVGDYEILIQGREPINGEESRLGVTQTPDGTDITQSNFAGTQYGAAATNPDCNQFVPTDEEGTEGYLFTNWENSPGCVSRVPISRDEDGEWSADPENAINLTNTESLRAHGGTRINCYGDLSPWGTMVSAEENYAHPRVNLTNTVTDIVEAGSGDGLVGACQFWNRPNPTEVGDAIGTYADDGDIEGAFYPQGLFAMSGVEFLAYYLGADTPTGQDGETNSELPIDDVYPNPYRYGYFVDFREPTADEPEAVKYYVMGRASWEAPDFQGDERTVYGCSDGDSKGIYKFVADEPIPSYDDPMDVAGTLYAPKITNDEASDADSGTRSSPAEVPLEIDWIQLGHASNAEVESWIAEYDDVTQVDYLDTHAETDWRDDRAAALREADLEVIENGNRNYVTNDEIVAWAEQYDERGPDGVDEDLRKIPFIETRAAAKEVGASIEFNKAEGVDSVDDSAPGDFVYFGISEFNDDLADDTGDIQMDRVDGGVVYRGELERDYNVSTLEPVITGPDFTDGPQDADDALRNIDNVYTMRDGRVLCCEDGFGGPARSYPNDGLYVYQPDVTVDVQSMAVANGGTADLPVIASSLPTGFAGAQFTVSVTDPDVATITDVEFPEELGLTEEAISSDGSAVTIRVADTERNVQAGGRNVHLAVLTVRGDATGTTDLRVSVEQMDDESGGAIGAEGRSGVLVTGPPAVTGGDAPTDPDDDGLYEDLNGNGRLDYEDIEILFSNFDDDSVTLNESAYDFNENGQLDFDDIVELYEEVN